A genome region from Myxocyprinus asiaticus isolate MX2 ecotype Aquarium Trade chromosome 12, UBuf_Myxa_2, whole genome shotgun sequence includes the following:
- the LOC127449240 gene encoding proteasome subunit beta type-3-like has translation MSIMSYNGGAVMAMRGKDCVAIASDRRFGIQAQMVTTDFQKMFPMGDRLYIGLAGLATDVQTVSQRLKFRLNLYELKEGRQIKPKTFMSMVSNLLYERRFGPYYIEPVIAGLDPKTSEPFICSLDLIGCPMVTEDFVVSGTCSEQMYGMCESLWEPDMEPEDLFETISQAMLNAVDRDAVSGMGVVVHVIEKDKITTRTLKARMD, from the exons ATG TCTATTATGTCATATAATGGAGGTGCTGTCATGGCCATGCGTGGAAAGGACTGTGTTGCGATCGCATCAGACCGGAGGTTTGGTATCCAAGCACAGATGGTTACCACTGACTTTCAGAAAATGTTCCCCATGGGAGACAGACTCTACATCGGGCTGGCAGGCCTGGCCACAGATGTGCAGACCGT ATCTCAAAGGCTGAAGTTTCGCTTGAACCTGTATGAGCTGAAGGAAGGTCGACAGATCAAGCCAAAGACCTTCATGAGCATGGTGTCCAACCTTCTGTACGAGAGGAG GTTTGGACCTTACTACATTGAGCCTGTGATTGCTGGTCTGGACCCAAAGACCTCTGAACCCTTCATCTGCTCCCTTGACCTTATTGGATGCCCCATGGTAACAGAAGACTTTGTTGTTAGCGGTACTTGCTCAGAGCAGATGTATGGCATGTGTGAGTCGCTTTGGGAACCTGACATG GAACCAGAAGATTTGTTTGAGACCATCTCACAGGCCATGCTGAACGCCGTTGACAGAGATGCAGTGTCTGGAATGGGAGTCGTTGTTCATGTCAT TGAGAAGGATAAGATCACCACACGCACACTGAAGGCCAGAATGGACTAG